Proteins encoded together in one Impatiens glandulifera chromosome 1, dImpGla2.1, whole genome shotgun sequence window:
- the LOC124935357 gene encoding uncharacterized protein LOC124935357, which yields MDLDLALRIDQPAPLTDVSTTDQRQMFEKWERSNRLSLMIIKKSIPEIFRGTISDDITKVEEFLIEKGNIREYILNMSNVASKLRALKLDLSEDMLVLLVLLSLPAQYDQFKVSYNCQKEKWTLNELISHCVGEE from the exons ATGGATCTGGACTTAGCATTGAGGATAGACCAACCCGCTCCTCTTACGGATGTAAGCACTACTGATCAAAGACAGATGTTTGAGAAGTGGGAAAGGTCTAATCGTTTAAGTCTGATGATCATAAAGAAAAGCATTCCAGAAATATTTCGGGGTACGATATCTGATGATATCACTAAGGTTGAAGAATTTCTCATCGA GAAGGGGAACATAAGGGAGTACATCCTTAATATGTCCAATGTCGCTTCAAAACTGAGAGCACTCAAGTTAGACCTTTCAGAGGACATGTTAGTCCTATTGGTCCTGCTCTCACTTCCTGCTCAATACGATCAGTTCAAAGTTAGTTATAACTGTCAAAAGGAGAAATGGACTCTTAATGAACTCATTTCTCACTGTGTTGGAGAGGAATAA